From the Bacteroidales bacterium genome, the window TCTCTAATAGTAACTGCCTTACTTTTGTTTCATATTTCCCCGCATAACCACCAATATGGGTCATTAAAACCCTACATTCCTCACATTTAAAGCTTTGAAACTGTGGATAAACAATCTGCACATCCTGCCCGTCAGCATTGCCATAAACAGCTCTTAAAGGTTTGAATTTGCTTAATTCATCAGCAATTTTTATGTTTCCTATGTCACCTGCATGCCATATTTCATCGCATTTGGCAAAATATTCAAATACTTTTGGGTGTAAGAATGAATGTGTGTCGGAAAGAAGTCCTATTCTTTTCATATTTGCATGAAAAACAAATGCAATTTATGATATTTCTTTAAATTCCGAAAAAGTTTTATCGGAATAATAAACAATTATTCGTTCTATTTTCTTTAATTCAAGTTTTGGAATTTCCTGCTCTATATTTTTTGAACGCGATTTTAATTGTTGGGTTACATTTGTTTTTGGTGTTTCTTTAGGTTTTTGTTCAACGCTTTTTGAAATTTCAAAATTCTCATTACCAGTATTTAATTCGAGTTTACTTAAAGTTTTAGTTTCATCAATTGTGTTCTGAATATTTTGAATTTCTTCGGCATCAAATAATCCCAAAATTTTCTTATTCATTTCACCTTTTCCCGATAAAAGCCATTCGGGATTTATTTCAGGGTACTTTTTCAATACTTTCTGTATGAAGTCCAAACTCGGGTTATTCCTGCCCGAAACTATATGCGACATTGCCGACCTTTGAACTCCAATTTCGTCAGCAAAATTTGAAGCCATTATATTTTTCGACTTCATTATTAATTGAATTCTTTCTATCATAAAATTATTTTTTGCAAATATAATAATATTTTAATTAACAAATGTATTTAAATACAATTCACTCATGTAATATTTTATAATTAAATTAAGATTACATTTGTAAATAAAAGAGTATTATTAAAATACAATAATATAAGTATTTACACTATTAACAAAAGTATCTGAACTTATTAACAATTGCATGTTAATTTATTTTATATCAACAATTAATAATTGTTAATTTCATCTATTAGTTTAAGTTAAATTAAAAATTCAATCATATAATAAAATTATTAAATTAATTTACATTTATAAACAATAGAAATTTACAATTTGTATCTGGATATATCTATTTTTTATTTATAAATATATAATATAAAAGTCGAGGCTATTTTGTTTAAATTGTTATTTGGATTTGAAATTTTTATGGAATTTGAATAAATAATGAAGTCCTACCCTATTTTTGTTTTATTGTTAACTTGATGTTCAGGATTTAATTTAGTTTGTTTCAAACAATATTAATATAAAAGATAGTATAATGTATAACTTTTGTGGGTTTTGGCGATTTTGTGTTTTGGTGGCAAGGAAAATATAGCCACCAAAACACAAACACTCCAATAAAAAGTGATTATTTTTTTGAATTTCAATACTTATAATCCCGAATAAATAGAAAAATTGTTTAATGAATTCTATATACTTTAATACACTTTCAAAACTTCAACTTCATATATTAACGTAGTATAAGGCGCAATCTTATTCTCTATGCCTTCTTCACCATATCCTATTTTAGATGGAATTATAAGTTTTGCTTTGCTTCCGATGT encodes:
- a CDS encoding metallophosphoesterase family protein, which translates into the protein MKRIGLLSDTHSFLHPKVFEYFAKCDEIWHAGDIGNIKIADELSKFKPLRAVYGNADGQDVQIVYPQFQSFKCEECRVLMTHIGGYAGKYETKVRQLLLEKRPNLLVVGHSHILKVFYDKKYNLLNINPGACGNYGFHLVKTFVRFSIDCERIKNLEIIEIEKK
- a CDS encoding helix-turn-helix transcriptional regulator; this translates as MIERIQLIMKSKNIMASNFADEIGVQRSAMSHIVSGRNNPSLDFIQKVLKKYPEINPEWLLSGKGEMNKKILGLFDAEEIQNIQNTIDETKTLSKLELNTGNENFEISKSVEQKPKETPKTNVTQQLKSRSKNIEQEIPKLELKKIERIIVYYSDKTFSEFKEIS